In the genome of Candidatus Electrothrix rattekaaiensis, the window TACCTCATAGGCAAGGCCTTTTTTCTCCATCGCCCCTTGCAGGGCCTTGGTGGAGAGCTCCCAATGTTCATCACTGCCCACATATTTTTCCGGTCTGGTGGACAGATACACATCATAATCGGCAAAACCAAAGGTCTTGAGCACCTGGAGATTCAGATCAATAATATTGAATATTTCTTCTTCCAGATGGTCAGGGCGACAAAAAATATGGGCATCATCCTGAGTAAAACCACGCACCCGCATCAAGCCGTGCAGGGCACCGGTACGCTCGTAGCGGTAAACCGTTCCCAGTTCGCACCAACGAACAGGAAATTCCCGATAACTATGCTTTGTTGCGTTATAGACCCCGATATGAAAGGGACAGTTCATCGGCTTGAGCTGATAAGCAACCTCATCAATCTCCATAGCCGAGTACATATTTTCGCCGTAAAAATCAAGATGCCCCGAAGTCTTCCAGAGATCCTGACGTGCGATATGCGGGGTATACAGCAATTCATACCCATTTTTGTAATGAGCATCCTTCCAGTAATCTTCAATCAGCTTACGCAACAACGCTCCGCGCGGCTGCCAGAGAATCAAACCGGGACCGACCTCATCCTGAATCGTGAACAGACCGAGTTCCTTGCCGAGCTTACGATGATCCCGTTTCTTGGCTTCTTCGATACGATTGAGATATTTTTTCAGATCTTTCTTATCAGAAAAGGCTGTGCCGTAGATCCTGGTCAGCATGGGATTACGTTCATCCCCGCGCCAATAGGAACCAGCCACCCGCAGCAATTTAAAACTCTTCAGCCAGGAGGTATCCGGGATATGGGGTCCTCGACAGAGATCAATAAATTCACCCTGCTGATAGAGGGAAACCGTTTCCTCGCCCTTTTCTTCCAAATCCTTAAGCAGCTCAACCTTATAATTTTCTCCCTGATCGGCAAAAAAGGCCAGAGCCTCAGCTATGGGCATCATACGCCGCTCAAAAGACAGTCGAGCCTTGACGATTTCGGCCATCCGTTCTTCGATAACAACAAAATCATCCGGGGTAAAGGCATTCTCACGATCAAAATCGTAATAATACCCGTCTTCAATAGCCGGACCGATAGCCACCTTCACATCCTGACCAAAAAGCTCTTTCACTGCCTGAGCCATAATATGGGCC includes:
- the thrS gene encoding threonine--tRNA ligase, which translates into the protein MLTPTPKGPGSLLSRLFLADSMTDISISIPGEEGKAVAAGITAQEALKELLSKKQRKQAIAVLCNGEAIDLSATLQADTVLEPISADSDEGAHILRHSSAHIMAQAVKELFGQDVKVAIGPAIEDGYYYDFDRENAFTPDDFVVIEERMAEIVKARLSFERRMMPIAEALAFFADQGENYKVELLKDLEEKGEETVSLYQQGEFIDLCRGPHIPDTSWLKSFKLLRVAGSYWRGDERNPMLTRIYGTAFSDKKDLKKYLNRIEEAKKRDHRKLGKELGLFTIQDEVGPGLILWQPRGALLRKLIEDYWKDAHYKNGYELLYTPHIARQDLWKTSGHLDFYGENMYSAMEIDEVAYQLKPMNCPFHIGVYNATKHSYREFPVRWCELGTVYRYERTGALHGLMRVRGFTQDDAHIFCRPDHLEEEIFNIIDLNLQVLKTFGFADYDVYLSTRPEKYVGSDEHWELSTKALQGAMEKKGLAYEVDPGEGVFYGPKIDIKIKDQLGRSWQCSTIQVDFNLPERFGMTYTGQDGAEHQPIMIHRALMGSLERFIGVLIEHYAGAFPLWMAPEQARILNITDAQAEYCSKIYTELRQAGVRVEQDLRNEKLNYKIREAQMMKTPYMLIIGDREMEEGTVTVRKRNGDNLPPMTPQEFADLVSKECEQGTA